A genomic window from Peromyscus maniculatus bairdii isolate BWxNUB_F1_BW_parent chromosome 1, HU_Pman_BW_mat_3.1, whole genome shotgun sequence includes:
- the LOC107399334 gene encoding uncharacterized protein LOC107399334 isoform X3 codes for MAHVMTFSDVAVDFSPEEWECLNLEQRHLYRDVMLENYNHLVAVGLCIYQPRVLPVLEEEQDAYVDLGSETRGFCPDIDSVWQLKVLPKSSACARQLSQWEVMETDANHSLEGSCPRADWEGRVQLPTQKENQEECFKQMALTYEKLPSLNQLTAFNQCPRLNTEEKPNKFKSEKSFSFASDPTQLQLIHMGEKLEEDKKCGKTFPPGSKLTRYRAVHTGKKTFQCEECGKAFSFRSSLTGHKRIHTGEKPFKCKECGKAFRFHSLLSVHVRIHTGEKSYECKECGKYFNYSSDLTRHHRIHTGEKPYQCRECGKAFSCGSDLTRHERIHTGEKPYECNECGKAFIQQSHLIKHQRIHTGEKPYVCKECGKAFTCGSQLSQHRKIHTGDKLHKCKECKNSFSFALDHTQRQLIYIGEKFFEDKENGKTFFPDSELTQYQTIHAGKKIYECKECGKAFSLRSIVSSLKKIHNREKLFKCKDCEKAFRCPSDLARHQKIHTGEKPYKCKECGKGFICRSDLGRHQRVHTGVKPYVCKECGKAFTRGAHLTQHQKSHSKKSHEFNGGDKDFSSGLEHPQHSLIHTGEKFWQDKEYAETILCGSELTQFQPGETTNEYKENGKDFSWHSSDPDLKTVHIREKRFQCKECPKAFRYSSELTRHQRLHTGEKPYKCQECWKAFASASDLARHQRIHTGERPYECNECGKTFIQQSHLIKHQRIHSVQQSKDAMNVEKPSAGSQMLLNMREFTLVNNLINLKSVGKILLMAQLNQFQKIYNDEKSS; via the exons ATGGCCCAT GTAATGACGTTCAGCGATGTGGCTGTAGATTTCTCTCCAGAAGAATGGGAGTGTCTAAATCTGGAACAGAGGCATTTATACAGAGATGTGATGTTGGAGAACTACAACCACCTTGTCGCAGTAG GACTTTGCATTTATCAACCACGTGTGCTCCCTGTGTTGGAAGAAGAGCAAGATGCCTACGTGGATTTGGGCAGTGAGACCAGAGGCTTTTGCCCAG ATATAGATTCTGTGTGGCAGTTGAAGGTTCTACCAAAATCTAGCGCATGTGCAAGACAGTTATCCCAGTGGGAAGTAATGGAAACTGATGCAAACCACAGCCTTGAAGGTTCGTGTCCTAGAGCTGATTGGGAAGGCAGAGTTCAGCTTCCAACCCAAAAGGAGAATCAAGAGGAATGCTTTAAGCAAATGGCACTTACCTACGAAAAATTGCCCTCTTTGAATCAGCTCACAGCTTTTAATCAGTGCCCAAGACTGAATACAGAAGAGAAACCAAATAAATTTAAATCTGAAAAATCCTTTAGTTTTGCCTCAGACCCCACTCAGCTTCAGTTAATTCACATGGGTGAGAAACTCGAGGAAGATAAAAAATGTGGGAAAACCTTTCCTCCTGGTTCTAAACTTACTCGGTATCGTGCAGTTCAcactggaaagaaaacatttcagtgtgaagaatgtggcaagGCTTTTAGTTTTCGGTCTAGTCTTACTGGTCACAAGAGAATTCACACTGGGGAAAAGCCTTTTAAATGTaaggaatgtgggaaagcctttagaTTTCATTCACTACTCAGTGTCCACGTTCGGATTCATACTGGTGAGAAATCTTACGAATGTAAGGAGTGTGGAAAGTACTTTAATTACAGCTCAGACCTTACTCGACATCACAGGATTCATACTGGTGAGAAGCCCTATCAGTGTAGGGAATGTGGAAAGGCTTTCAGTTGCGGCTCAGACCTCACTCGCCATGAGAGAATTCACACtggtgagaaaccctatgaatgtaatgagtGTGGAAAGGCTTTTATTCAGCAGTCACACCTCATTAAACATCAGAGAATCCACACTGGTGAAAAACCTTACGTATGCAAGGAGTGTGGGAAAGCTTTCACATGTGGGTCACAATTAAGTCAACACAGGAAAATTCATACTGGTGATAAGTTGCATAAATGTAAAGAATGTAAGAACTCTTTTAGTTTTGCCTTAGATCATACTCAACGACAGTTAATTTACATTGGTGAGAAGTTCTTTGAAGATAAGGAAAATGGGAAGACGTTTTTTCCAGACTCAGAACTTACTCAGTACCAGACTATTCACGCTGGTAAGAAAATATACGAATGCAAAGAGTGCGGCAAGGCCTTTAGTCTGCGCTCCATTGTCAGCAGTCTTAAGAAAATTCATAACAGGGAGAAACTTTTTAAATGCAAGGACTGTGAGAAGGCCTTTCGTTGTCCCTCAGATCTGGCTCGCCATCAGAAGATTCACACTGGTGAAAAGCCCTATAAGTGTAAGGAATGCGGGAAGGGGTTTATTTGCAGATCAGACCTTGGCCGCCATCAGAGAGTTCACACCGGTGTAAAGCCTTATGTATGTAAGGAGTGTGGAAAAGCTTTCACTCGTGGTGCACACCTAACTCAACATCAGAAAAGTCATAGTAAGAAATCACACGAATTCAATGGAGGTGACAAGGACTTTAGTTCTGGTTTAGAACATCCTCAGCATTCTTTAATTCATACTGGTGAGAAATTCTGGCAAGATAAGGAATATGCAGAGACCATTCTTTGTGGTTCAGAACTTACTCAATTTCAACCTGGCGAGACAACCAATGAATATAAAGAGAATGGCAAGGACTTCAGTTGGCATTCAAGTGACCCAGATCTTAAGACAGTTCACATTAGGGAGAAACGTTTTCAGTGCAAGGAATGTCCAAAGGCCTTTAGATACAGTTCAGAACTTACGCGACACCAGAGACTACATACCGGTGAGAAGCCCTATAAATGTCAGGAATGCTGGAAAGCATTTGCTTCTGCCTCAGACCTTGCTCGGCATCAGAGGATTCACACTGGTGAGAggccctatgaatgtaatgagtGTGGGAAGACCTTTATTCAGCAGTCACACCTCATTAAACATCAGAGAATTCACAGTGTCCAACAGTCCAAGGATGCAATGAATGTAGAAAAGCCTTCGGCTGGCAGTCAGATGTTATTAAACATGAGGGAGTTCACACTGGTAAACAATCTTATAAATTTAAAGAGTGTTGGAAAGATTCTACTCATGGCTCAGCTCAATCAGTTTCAGAAGATTTATAATGATGAGAAATCAAGTTAA
- the LOC107399334 gene encoding uncharacterized protein LOC107399334 isoform X2 has protein sequence MGRLRVRLGPGRAERQRNCEVMTFSDVAVDFSPEEWECLNLEQRHLYRDVMLENYNHLVAVGLCIYQPRVLPVLEEEQDAYVDLGSETRGFCPDIDSVWQLKVLPKSSACARQLSQWEVMETDANHSLEGSCPRADWEGRVQLPTQKENQEECFKQMALTYEKLPSLNQLTAFNQCPRLNTEEKPNKFKSEKSFSFASDPTQLQLIHMGEKLEEDKKCGKTFPPGSKLTRYRAVHTGKKTFQCEECGKAFSFRSSLTGHKRIHTGEKPFKCKECGKAFRFHSLLSVHVRIHTGEKSYECKECGKYFNYSSDLTRHHRIHTGEKPYQCRECGKAFSCGSDLTRHERIHTGEKPYECNECGKAFIQQSHLIKHQRIHTGEKPYVCKECGKAFTCGSQLSQHRKIHTGDKLHKCKECKNSFSFALDHTQRQLIYIGEKFFEDKENGKTFFPDSELTQYQTIHAGKKIYECKECGKAFSLRSIVSSLKKIHNREKLFKCKDCEKAFRCPSDLARHQKIHTGEKPYKCKECGKGFICRSDLGRHQRVHTGVKPYVCKECGKAFTRGAHLTQHQKSHSKKSHEFNGGDKDFSSGLEHPQHSLIHTGEKFWQDKEYAETILCGSELTQFQPGETTNEYKENGKDFSWHSSDPDLKTVHIREKRFQCKECPKAFRYSSELTRHQRLHTGEKPYKCQECWKAFASASDLARHQRIHTGERPYECNECGKTFIQQSHLIKHQRIHSVQQSKDAMNVEKPSAGSQMLLNMREFTLVNNLINLKSVGKILLMAQLNQFQKIYNDEKSS, from the exons ATGGGGAGATTACGTGTGCGACTGGGTCCGGGGAGAGCTGAACGGCAGAGAAACTGCGAG GTAATGACGTTCAGCGATGTGGCTGTAGATTTCTCTCCAGAAGAATGGGAGTGTCTAAATCTGGAACAGAGGCATTTATACAGAGATGTGATGTTGGAGAACTACAACCACCTTGTCGCAGTAG GACTTTGCATTTATCAACCACGTGTGCTCCCTGTGTTGGAAGAAGAGCAAGATGCCTACGTGGATTTGGGCAGTGAGACCAGAGGCTTTTGCCCAG ATATAGATTCTGTGTGGCAGTTGAAGGTTCTACCAAAATCTAGCGCATGTGCAAGACAGTTATCCCAGTGGGAAGTAATGGAAACTGATGCAAACCACAGCCTTGAAGGTTCGTGTCCTAGAGCTGATTGGGAAGGCAGAGTTCAGCTTCCAACCCAAAAGGAGAATCAAGAGGAATGCTTTAAGCAAATGGCACTTACCTACGAAAAATTGCCCTCTTTGAATCAGCTCACAGCTTTTAATCAGTGCCCAAGACTGAATACAGAAGAGAAACCAAATAAATTTAAATCTGAAAAATCCTTTAGTTTTGCCTCAGACCCCACTCAGCTTCAGTTAATTCACATGGGTGAGAAACTCGAGGAAGATAAAAAATGTGGGAAAACCTTTCCTCCTGGTTCTAAACTTACTCGGTATCGTGCAGTTCAcactggaaagaaaacatttcagtgtgaagaatgtggcaagGCTTTTAGTTTTCGGTCTAGTCTTACTGGTCACAAGAGAATTCACACTGGGGAAAAGCCTTTTAAATGTaaggaatgtgggaaagcctttagaTTTCATTCACTACTCAGTGTCCACGTTCGGATTCATACTGGTGAGAAATCTTACGAATGTAAGGAGTGTGGAAAGTACTTTAATTACAGCTCAGACCTTACTCGACATCACAGGATTCATACTGGTGAGAAGCCCTATCAGTGTAGGGAATGTGGAAAGGCTTTCAGTTGCGGCTCAGACCTCACTCGCCATGAGAGAATTCACACtggtgagaaaccctatgaatgtaatgagtGTGGAAAGGCTTTTATTCAGCAGTCACACCTCATTAAACATCAGAGAATCCACACTGGTGAAAAACCTTACGTATGCAAGGAGTGTGGGAAAGCTTTCACATGTGGGTCACAATTAAGTCAACACAGGAAAATTCATACTGGTGATAAGTTGCATAAATGTAAAGAATGTAAGAACTCTTTTAGTTTTGCCTTAGATCATACTCAACGACAGTTAATTTACATTGGTGAGAAGTTCTTTGAAGATAAGGAAAATGGGAAGACGTTTTTTCCAGACTCAGAACTTACTCAGTACCAGACTATTCACGCTGGTAAGAAAATATACGAATGCAAAGAGTGCGGCAAGGCCTTTAGTCTGCGCTCCATTGTCAGCAGTCTTAAGAAAATTCATAACAGGGAGAAACTTTTTAAATGCAAGGACTGTGAGAAGGCCTTTCGTTGTCCCTCAGATCTGGCTCGCCATCAGAAGATTCACACTGGTGAAAAGCCCTATAAGTGTAAGGAATGCGGGAAGGGGTTTATTTGCAGATCAGACCTTGGCCGCCATCAGAGAGTTCACACCGGTGTAAAGCCTTATGTATGTAAGGAGTGTGGAAAAGCTTTCACTCGTGGTGCACACCTAACTCAACATCAGAAAAGTCATAGTAAGAAATCACACGAATTCAATGGAGGTGACAAGGACTTTAGTTCTGGTTTAGAACATCCTCAGCATTCTTTAATTCATACTGGTGAGAAATTCTGGCAAGATAAGGAATATGCAGAGACCATTCTTTGTGGTTCAGAACTTACTCAATTTCAACCTGGCGAGACAACCAATGAATATAAAGAGAATGGCAAGGACTTCAGTTGGCATTCAAGTGACCCAGATCTTAAGACAGTTCACATTAGGGAGAAACGTTTTCAGTGCAAGGAATGTCCAAAGGCCTTTAGATACAGTTCAGAACTTACGCGACACCAGAGACTACATACCGGTGAGAAGCCCTATAAATGTCAGGAATGCTGGAAAGCATTTGCTTCTGCCTCAGACCTTGCTCGGCATCAGAGGATTCACACTGGTGAGAggccctatgaatgtaatgagtGTGGGAAGACCTTTATTCAGCAGTCACACCTCATTAAACATCAGAGAATTCACAGTGTCCAACAGTCCAAGGATGCAATGAATGTAGAAAAGCCTTCGGCTGGCAGTCAGATGTTATTAAACATGAGGGAGTTCACACTGGTAAACAATCTTATAAATTTAAAGAGTGTTGGAAAGATTCTACTCATGGCTCAGCTCAATCAGTTTCAGAAGATTTATAATGATGAGAAATCAAGTTAA
- the LOC107399334 gene encoding uncharacterized protein LOC107399334 isoform X1 — MKAISVLKGVAFITIGIKKRTGHIHKFSVMAHVMTFSDVAVDFSPEEWECLNLEQRHLYRDVMLENYNHLVAVGLCIYQPRVLPVLEEEQDAYVDLGSETRGFCPDIDSVWQLKVLPKSSACARQLSQWEVMETDANHSLEGSCPRADWEGRVQLPTQKENQEECFKQMALTYEKLPSLNQLTAFNQCPRLNTEEKPNKFKSEKSFSFASDPTQLQLIHMGEKLEEDKKCGKTFPPGSKLTRYRAVHTGKKTFQCEECGKAFSFRSSLTGHKRIHTGEKPFKCKECGKAFRFHSLLSVHVRIHTGEKSYECKECGKYFNYSSDLTRHHRIHTGEKPYQCRECGKAFSCGSDLTRHERIHTGEKPYECNECGKAFIQQSHLIKHQRIHTGEKPYVCKECGKAFTCGSQLSQHRKIHTGDKLHKCKECKNSFSFALDHTQRQLIYIGEKFFEDKENGKTFFPDSELTQYQTIHAGKKIYECKECGKAFSLRSIVSSLKKIHNREKLFKCKDCEKAFRCPSDLARHQKIHTGEKPYKCKECGKGFICRSDLGRHQRVHTGVKPYVCKECGKAFTRGAHLTQHQKSHSKKSHEFNGGDKDFSSGLEHPQHSLIHTGEKFWQDKEYAETILCGSELTQFQPGETTNEYKENGKDFSWHSSDPDLKTVHIREKRFQCKECPKAFRYSSELTRHQRLHTGEKPYKCQECWKAFASASDLARHQRIHTGERPYECNECGKTFIQQSHLIKHQRIHSVQQSKDAMNVEKPSAGSQMLLNMREFTLVNNLINLKSVGKILLMAQLNQFQKIYNDEKSS; from the exons ATGAAAGCAATTTCAGTGTTAAAAG GAGTTGCCTTCATAACGATAGGAATCAAGAAGAGGACTGGTCACATTCACAAGTTTTCAGTCATGGCCCAT GTAATGACGTTCAGCGATGTGGCTGTAGATTTCTCTCCAGAAGAATGGGAGTGTCTAAATCTGGAACAGAGGCATTTATACAGAGATGTGATGTTGGAGAACTACAACCACCTTGTCGCAGTAG GACTTTGCATTTATCAACCACGTGTGCTCCCTGTGTTGGAAGAAGAGCAAGATGCCTACGTGGATTTGGGCAGTGAGACCAGAGGCTTTTGCCCAG ATATAGATTCTGTGTGGCAGTTGAAGGTTCTACCAAAATCTAGCGCATGTGCAAGACAGTTATCCCAGTGGGAAGTAATGGAAACTGATGCAAACCACAGCCTTGAAGGTTCGTGTCCTAGAGCTGATTGGGAAGGCAGAGTTCAGCTTCCAACCCAAAAGGAGAATCAAGAGGAATGCTTTAAGCAAATGGCACTTACCTACGAAAAATTGCCCTCTTTGAATCAGCTCACAGCTTTTAATCAGTGCCCAAGACTGAATACAGAAGAGAAACCAAATAAATTTAAATCTGAAAAATCCTTTAGTTTTGCCTCAGACCCCACTCAGCTTCAGTTAATTCACATGGGTGAGAAACTCGAGGAAGATAAAAAATGTGGGAAAACCTTTCCTCCTGGTTCTAAACTTACTCGGTATCGTGCAGTTCAcactggaaagaaaacatttcagtgtgaagaatgtggcaagGCTTTTAGTTTTCGGTCTAGTCTTACTGGTCACAAGAGAATTCACACTGGGGAAAAGCCTTTTAAATGTaaggaatgtgggaaagcctttagaTTTCATTCACTACTCAGTGTCCACGTTCGGATTCATACTGGTGAGAAATCTTACGAATGTAAGGAGTGTGGAAAGTACTTTAATTACAGCTCAGACCTTACTCGACATCACAGGATTCATACTGGTGAGAAGCCCTATCAGTGTAGGGAATGTGGAAAGGCTTTCAGTTGCGGCTCAGACCTCACTCGCCATGAGAGAATTCACACtggtgagaaaccctatgaatgtaatgagtGTGGAAAGGCTTTTATTCAGCAGTCACACCTCATTAAACATCAGAGAATCCACACTGGTGAAAAACCTTACGTATGCAAGGAGTGTGGGAAAGCTTTCACATGTGGGTCACAATTAAGTCAACACAGGAAAATTCATACTGGTGATAAGTTGCATAAATGTAAAGAATGTAAGAACTCTTTTAGTTTTGCCTTAGATCATACTCAACGACAGTTAATTTACATTGGTGAGAAGTTCTTTGAAGATAAGGAAAATGGGAAGACGTTTTTTCCAGACTCAGAACTTACTCAGTACCAGACTATTCACGCTGGTAAGAAAATATACGAATGCAAAGAGTGCGGCAAGGCCTTTAGTCTGCGCTCCATTGTCAGCAGTCTTAAGAAAATTCATAACAGGGAGAAACTTTTTAAATGCAAGGACTGTGAGAAGGCCTTTCGTTGTCCCTCAGATCTGGCTCGCCATCAGAAGATTCACACTGGTGAAAAGCCCTATAAGTGTAAGGAATGCGGGAAGGGGTTTATTTGCAGATCAGACCTTGGCCGCCATCAGAGAGTTCACACCGGTGTAAAGCCTTATGTATGTAAGGAGTGTGGAAAAGCTTTCACTCGTGGTGCACACCTAACTCAACATCAGAAAAGTCATAGTAAGAAATCACACGAATTCAATGGAGGTGACAAGGACTTTAGTTCTGGTTTAGAACATCCTCAGCATTCTTTAATTCATACTGGTGAGAAATTCTGGCAAGATAAGGAATATGCAGAGACCATTCTTTGTGGTTCAGAACTTACTCAATTTCAACCTGGCGAGACAACCAATGAATATAAAGAGAATGGCAAGGACTTCAGTTGGCATTCAAGTGACCCAGATCTTAAGACAGTTCACATTAGGGAGAAACGTTTTCAGTGCAAGGAATGTCCAAAGGCCTTTAGATACAGTTCAGAACTTACGCGACACCAGAGACTACATACCGGTGAGAAGCCCTATAAATGTCAGGAATGCTGGAAAGCATTTGCTTCTGCCTCAGACCTTGCTCGGCATCAGAGGATTCACACTGGTGAGAggccctatgaatgtaatgagtGTGGGAAGACCTTTATTCAGCAGTCACACCTCATTAAACATCAGAGAATTCACAGTGTCCAACAGTCCAAGGATGCAATGAATGTAGAAAAGCCTTCGGCTGGCAGTCAGATGTTATTAAACATGAGGGAGTTCACACTGGTAAACAATCTTATAAATTTAAAGAGTGTTGGAAAGATTCTACTCATGGCTCAGCTCAATCAGTTTCAGAAGATTTATAATGATGAGAAATCAAGTTAA